A region from the Actinoplanes sp. OR16 genome encodes:
- a CDS encoding pyridoxal-phosphate dependent enzyme, translating to MVSVSLQDVRDAAARIEGVAHRTPVVRSRTLDALVGAEVFLKAENLQRIGAFKFRGAYHAMSRLSGAQLARGIVTYSSGNHAQAVALAARDLGSTAVIVMPEDTPASKIDAVRGYGAEIITYDRYTGDREKLGRDLAEERGLALIPPYDHPDVIAGQGTATLELLEMAGELDVLVVPVGGGGLIAGSATAAKGMQPGIRVIGVEPAAGDDTKRSLEAGERVRIEVPRTIADGQAAPTPGEITFAINKELVDEIVLVTDDELRDALRFAVDRLKLVLEPSGASGLAALLSGRVATRPYLRIGVILSGGNIGAARLAQLLASEGQ from the coding sequence ATGGTGAGTGTTTCGTTACAGGATGTCCGGGACGCGGCCGCCAGGATCGAGGGGGTGGCGCACCGCACCCCGGTGGTCCGGTCCCGCACGCTCGACGCGCTGGTCGGCGCCGAAGTCTTCCTCAAGGCCGAGAACCTGCAGCGGATCGGGGCGTTCAAGTTCCGCGGCGCCTACCACGCGATGTCCCGGCTCTCCGGGGCGCAGCTGGCGCGGGGCATCGTCACCTACTCGTCCGGCAACCATGCTCAGGCCGTCGCGCTCGCCGCCCGGGACCTCGGCAGCACCGCCGTCATCGTGATGCCCGAGGACACTCCGGCCTCCAAGATCGACGCGGTGCGGGGGTACGGGGCCGAGATCATCACGTATGACCGGTACACCGGGGACCGCGAGAAGCTGGGCCGTGACCTGGCCGAGGAACGAGGGCTGGCGCTGATCCCGCCCTACGACCACCCGGACGTCATCGCCGGACAGGGCACGGCCACCCTCGAACTGCTCGAGATGGCCGGTGAGCTGGACGTCCTCGTCGTTCCGGTGGGCGGCGGCGGGCTGATCGCCGGCAGCGCCACCGCGGCCAAGGGGATGCAGCCGGGCATCCGGGTGATCGGCGTCGAGCCGGCGGCCGGTGACGATACGAAACGGTCCCTCGAAGCCGGGGAGCGGGTCCGGATCGAGGTGCCGCGCACGATCGCCGACGGGCAGGCGGCCCCGACCCCGGGGGAGATCACGTTCGCGATCAACAAGGAGCTGGTCGACGAGATCGTCCTGGTGACCGACGACGAACTGCGGGACGCGCTGCGGTTCGCCGTCGACCGGCTGAAGCTGGTCCTGGAGCCCAGCGGGGCGTCCGGGCTGGCCGCGCTGCTGTCCGGCCGGGTGGCCACGCGGCCCTACCTGCGCATCGGGGTGATCCTCTCCGGCGGCAACATCGGCGCGGCCCGGCTGGCCCAGCTGCTGGCGAGCGAGGGTCAGTGA
- the def gene encoding peptide deformylase, translated as MTVVDIRKVGDPVLRKPAAEVTDFDAELDRLVKDLNETLAASRGAGLAAPQIGVSLRVFAIAPELPGNDRKLDHLVNPVLEFPDEEFQDGYEGCLSIPGIYLDTRRRKNVLAKGYTKHGDPVQVVGDGILARCMQHETDHLDGVLFIDRQDAAGRQRILDAVREATWFDGLAAPPVRTSPH; from the coding sequence ATGACTGTGGTGGACATCCGCAAGGTCGGCGACCCGGTGCTGCGCAAGCCCGCGGCCGAGGTGACCGATTTCGACGCCGAACTGGACCGTCTCGTCAAGGACCTGAACGAGACCCTCGCGGCGAGCCGGGGCGCCGGCCTGGCCGCGCCGCAGATCGGCGTGAGCCTGCGGGTCTTCGCGATCGCCCCGGAGCTGCCCGGCAACGACCGCAAGCTCGACCACCTGGTCAACCCGGTCCTGGAGTTCCCCGACGAGGAGTTCCAGGACGGGTACGAAGGCTGCCTGTCCATCCCCGGCATCTACCTGGACACCCGCCGCCGCAAGAACGTCCTGGCCAAGGGCTACACGAAGCACGGCGACCCGGTGCAGGTCGTCGGCGACGGCATCCTGGCCCGCTGCATGCAGCACGAGACCGACCATCTCGACGGCGTGCTCTTCATCGACCGCCAGGACGCGGCCGGCCGGCAGCGCATCCTCGACGCCGTCCGCGAAGCGACCTGGTTCGACGGCCTGGCCGCCCCTCCGGTCCGCACCAGCCCTCACTGA
- a CDS encoding LacI family DNA-binding transcriptional regulator → MEKRRPTLADVARVAGVSRATASRAINGAYGSSAETRDHVRRVAARLGFEPHPVAQALATGGRPGSVSQALAGGEGGRPGSRERIEILIVDPDPEALSAKPFYGRVMTGALRALGDAEISLSVRRVATPPVRDDDPPFGRLLINMPGAVGGRCRTVSLGRSAPGISYVAPDNHDGGLQAARHLIAGGRRRIGAVFGPATPCAEERKAGFLQGADAAVVSVDGDFTRGRAYAATWELLGRAPRLDAVFAACDVSAMGVLQALRESGRRVPDDVAVVGFDGSALAEAADLSSVYMPVEEEAAAAVRHLLDPGSPLAGRLPTALRVRGSS, encoded by the coding sequence GTGGAGAAACGGCGACCGACCCTCGCTGACGTGGCGCGCGTGGCCGGGGTGTCGCGGGCTACGGCGTCGCGGGCGATCAACGGGGCGTACGGCAGTTCGGCGGAGACACGGGATCACGTCCGGCGGGTCGCGGCCCGCCTCGGGTTCGAACCGCATCCGGTGGCGCAGGCGCTCGCCACCGGCGGCCGGCCCGGCTCGGTGTCGCAGGCCCTCGCCGGCGGCGAGGGCGGCCGGCCCGGTTCGCGGGAGCGGATCGAGATTCTGATCGTGGACCCGGATCCGGAGGCGCTGAGCGCCAAGCCGTTCTACGGGCGGGTGATGACCGGGGCGCTGCGAGCGCTCGGCGATGCGGAGATCTCGCTGTCGGTGCGCCGGGTCGCGACGCCGCCGGTCCGGGATGACGACCCTCCGTTCGGGCGGCTGCTGATCAACATGCCGGGCGCGGTGGGCGGCCGGTGCCGGACCGTGTCGCTGGGGCGGTCGGCGCCGGGGATCAGCTATGTCGCACCGGACAATCACGACGGTGGCCTGCAGGCGGCACGGCATCTGATCGCCGGCGGGCGGAGACGGATCGGCGCGGTGTTCGGGCCGGCCACGCCGTGTGCCGAGGAACGCAAGGCCGGGTTCCTGCAGGGCGCGGACGCGGCGGTGGTGTCCGTCGACGGGGACTTCACCCGCGGCCGGGCCTATGCGGCCACGTGGGAGCTGCTCGGGCGGGCGCCTCGCCTCGACGCGGTGTTCGCGGCCTGCGATGTCAGCGCCATGGGGGTGCTGCAGGCGCTGCGGGAGTCGGGGCGGCGGGTGCCCGACGACGTCGCCGTGGTCGGGTTCGACGGTAGTGCGCTGGCCGAGGCGGCTGACCTGTCGTCGGTGTACATGCCGGTCGAGGAGGAGGCCGCGGCGGCGGTGCGGCATCTGCTGGATCCGGGGTCGCCGCTGGCCGGGCGGCTGCCGACGGCGTTGCGGGTGCGCGGCTCCAGCTGA
- a CDS encoding YfbM family protein — protein MELIGHRLSGAALQKLLDDPSAVESILYGDLDDDDAEMPEPELDLDKSWHAVHYLLTGTAWSLGDTPAGAAVLGGTEIGEDGGYGPPRYLVPDEVQAIARALSALDERSLRSRFDPAALDAAEIYPEGWSSTDIDSVLAHFRTLREFYRSAATNGEGVLLAVC, from the coding sequence ATGGAACTGATAGGCCACCGGCTGTCCGGCGCCGCGCTGCAGAAACTACTGGACGATCCGTCCGCCGTGGAGTCGATCCTCTACGGCGACCTCGACGACGACGATGCCGAGATGCCGGAGCCCGAGCTCGATCTCGACAAGTCCTGGCACGCCGTGCACTACCTGCTGACCGGCACCGCCTGGTCGCTGGGCGACACCCCGGCCGGCGCGGCGGTGCTGGGCGGCACGGAGATCGGCGAGGACGGCGGCTACGGCCCGCCGCGCTATCTCGTCCCCGACGAGGTCCAGGCGATCGCGCGGGCGCTGTCCGCCCTGGACGAGCGATCCCTGAGATCCCGTTTCGACCCGGCAGCCCTGGACGCCGCCGAGATCTACCCCGAGGGCTGGTCCTCCACGGACATCGACTCCGTGCTGGCACACTTCCGCACGCTGCGGGAGTTCTACCGCTCAGCGGCCACCAACGGCGAGGGAGTCCTGCTGGCCGTCTGCTGA
- a CDS encoding MFS transporter, with translation MALLLLCAAQAMLIIDVVVVNVAIPAIRADLGIPDERLVLISIAYTLTFGSLLIASGRAGDLLGRRRLFLYGLTLFTLASLATGFAQTGWQLLAARAAQGIGAAMAAPAALALLTSTFAEGPRRNRALGWWAAVGSAGAIGGQLLGGLITSTLGWRWIFLINVPVGIAVIVLGRRRLAESRAPRPASPDLCGAVLLAAGLASGILALTGYTLLSIPAVLLLVAFVLVERRHPEPIVDGALLRTASIGPANVLLFVNAGTLGAALFFTTMYLQEILGHPAAAVGLAFAPVTLVVLLISPRVASLVSRFGVRPLLAAGFVLLAAGMLWLARMPAAGSYPRDVLGPLLLLAAGSGLSYAPTFVAGTTGVPDDRHGVASGLLNSAQELGSAAGLAVFGTLAAAVGAGSAHGYRAGLLCAAAAMVLCLPVIRVLPARPPGPGSADGQQDSLAVGGR, from the coding sequence ATGGCTCTACTCCTGCTCTGCGCCGCTCAAGCGATGCTGATCATCGACGTGGTGGTCGTCAACGTGGCGATCCCGGCGATCCGCGCCGACCTCGGCATCCCCGACGAGCGACTGGTCCTGATCTCGATCGCGTACACCCTGACCTTCGGCAGCCTGCTCATCGCCTCCGGGAGAGCGGGCGATCTCCTGGGCCGCAGGCGCCTTTTCCTGTACGGGCTGACACTCTTCACCCTTGCCTCGCTCGCCACCGGTTTCGCCCAGACCGGATGGCAGCTCCTGGCCGCGCGTGCCGCCCAGGGCATCGGCGCGGCGATGGCGGCCCCGGCCGCGCTCGCGCTGCTCACCAGCACGTTCGCGGAGGGCCCGCGGCGGAACCGGGCACTCGGCTGGTGGGCCGCCGTCGGCTCGGCCGGTGCCATCGGCGGCCAGCTGCTCGGCGGACTGATCACGAGCACCCTCGGATGGCGCTGGATCTTCCTGATCAACGTTCCGGTCGGCATCGCCGTGATCGTTCTCGGACGCCGCCGTCTCGCCGAGAGCCGGGCGCCCCGGCCGGCGTCACCGGACCTGTGTGGTGCGGTCCTGCTGGCCGCGGGTCTGGCCTCCGGGATCCTCGCGCTGACCGGGTACACGCTGCTGAGCATCCCCGCCGTCCTGCTGCTCGTCGCGTTCGTGCTGGTGGAGCGGCGGCACCCGGAGCCGATCGTGGACGGCGCGCTGCTGCGCACCGCCTCGATCGGGCCGGCCAACGTGCTGCTCTTCGTCAACGCTGGGACGCTCGGCGCCGCCCTGTTCTTCACGACCATGTACCTGCAGGAGATCCTCGGTCATCCGGCCGCCGCGGTGGGGCTGGCCTTCGCACCGGTCACCCTCGTCGTGCTGCTGATCTCGCCGCGCGTGGCCTCCCTGGTCTCCCGTTTCGGCGTGCGCCCGCTGCTGGCCGCCGGCTTCGTGCTGCTGGCGGCGGGCATGCTGTGGCTGGCCCGGATGCCCGCCGCCGGCAGCTATCCGCGCGATGTGCTCGGGCCTCTTCTGCTGCTGGCCGCCGGTAGCGGGCTGTCCTACGCCCCCACCTTCGTCGCCGGCACCACCGGTGTCCCTGACGATCGGCACGGAGTGGCGTCGGGGCTGCTCAACTCGGCGCAGGAGCTGGGGTCGGCGGCGGGCCTGGCAGTCTTCGGCACGCTGGCGGCGGCGGTCGGGGCCGGTTCGGCGCACGGTTATCGAGCAGGCCTGCTGTGTGCTGCCGCGGCGATGGTGCTCTGCCTGCCGGTGATCCGGGTCCTGCCTGCCCGGCCCCCTGGCCCCGGGTCAGCAGACGGCCAGCAGGACTCCCTCGCCGTTGGTGGCCGCTGA
- a CDS encoding TetR/AcrR family transcriptional regulator has translation MTGRPRSVSDDEVFEAVAQTVTEAGPAGLTLAAVARRAGLTPPALTQRFGSKRGLLIAFATREAGSVAAVFDDRRAAGASPLEALRDGLVAFTAPVTTREGLANNLAFLQLDLTDEDLREHSVKQSRALRAHLTELIREAGVRGVDPAELADTVYAVYAGAQLTWAIDGDGELGPWLARRIDRVLAPHLPGL, from the coding sequence ATGACGGGACGTCCACGATCGGTCAGCGACGACGAGGTCTTCGAGGCGGTGGCGCAGACCGTCACCGAGGCGGGACCGGCCGGCCTGACGCTGGCCGCGGTCGCCCGCCGCGCCGGGCTGACACCGCCCGCGCTGACCCAGCGGTTCGGCTCGAAGCGGGGGCTGCTGATCGCCTTCGCCACCCGGGAGGCCGGCTCGGTCGCCGCCGTCTTCGACGATCGCCGCGCCGCCGGTGCGAGCCCGCTCGAAGCGCTGCGCGACGGCCTGGTCGCGTTCACCGCGCCGGTCACGACCCGGGAAGGGCTGGCCAACAACCTGGCCTTCCTGCAACTGGACCTCACCGACGAGGACCTGCGCGAACACTCGGTGAAGCAGAGCCGGGCCCTGCGCGCACACCTAACCGAGCTGATCCGGGAGGCCGGGGTGCGCGGCGTCGACCCGGCCGAACTCGCCGACACCGTCTACGCCGTCTACGCCGGCGCCCAGCTGACCTGGGCGATCGACGGCGACGGCGAACTGGGCCCGTGGCTGGCACGCCGCATCGACCGGGTGCTGGCACCCCATCTGCCCGGCCTTTGA